The stretch of DNA TTAATCCTAAAAACAGCATTCTTGACTTCCAGATCTAGTGTTGAGTCATATTGTGTTCGAATATTTTGTATTAAATCGGTTAGAAATCTAGCAAAGGCTTGTTTGACTTCTTTTTCATAGGTTTTTTTATGCTCATGGAACCAATCTTTGTGATTATTGGCTGCTAAACCCTTAAAAAAATTGTTGAACCCTTCAGTGAAATATTGCATATTATTGAGAGGATAAGTATGGATAAAATTGATGGACTAAAAACCTATTAAAGATACTAGATTATTTGAAAAAAGGAAAGGGATAATAAGTTAAATCTGATGTGAAATTGAGATGTCGATAGAATTATCGATTTGGAAGATTATACCGTTTTTTTTCTTTGATTTAGGTTATTTTTGTGTTATAAATTACCTTTAGATAGTTCACGACTATCAATAAAAATCAATAGTATATGAAAGCACTTAGGTTATCTAGCGTATGGATTTTTTTAGGTCCAGCAATTATTTTGTTTAGTGCCGTTATTATTGCTTTAGCGTTTCCTCTAGACAATGCTTTGGCATTTGGAATTACTGCTGATTTAACGTTAACAGCGCCGTTCGTTTATTTTTGCCTAATTTATGGTCGGAATATCCCAAAAACAACGGTAGCTCCTGTTTTAATAATTGGACTTATAATTGGAACTTTGGTTTTGCCACAAGAGCATCAAATGTATCTTAATGGAATAAAAAAATGGCTACTTCCATTGATAGAAATACTTGTCTTAATTGTAATCGTAAGCAAACTTTATCAAGCACGAAAAATTTATAAGGCAAGTCCCCAAACTGATTTTTATAGCCGTTTATTGGCGGTAACACAGACCTTATTTCCTGCTCGAATAAGTTATTTTATGGCAGCTGAATTGAGCATCCCTTATTATTGTTTGGGGAGCTGGCGCCCTTTAAAATTAGAAGCGCATCAATTTTCTTATCACAAGAAAAACGGCAGCATTACCTTGTTGTGGGGGCTAATTCTGTTGTTAGTTGTTGAAACAATCGCTTTTCATTTTTTATTGGCCTTATGGAGAGAATGGATTGCATGGATCGTGACGATTTTGAGCGTTTATACCTGCTTGCAGGTACTTAGTTTAATCAGAAGTATGGCAAAAAGACCCCTTGAAATTCATGGTCAAAAGCTATGGTTAAAATATGGAACATTAGGAGAGGCAGAGGTATCTTTAGCGAATATTAAACAAGTTAGTAATTATAATAAAACTAAGCCGATAGAAGGAGCGATTTATTTGTCTCCTCTTGGAGATATGGAATACCCCAACTTGTGCCTAGAATTTGAAACTCCCATTATTGTTAGGGGGGCTTTGGGAAGGCAGAAAGAGGCTAAACACTTGTTATTATTTGTAGACGAGTGGCAGGCTTTTAGGACAAGGATAGAACATTCAAAACAAGAACAAAGCAACGAATGAAAACCAAAAACGTATTTCTAATTCACCTGATATTATGGCTGGTTTTTGTGCTGCCCATTAGCTCTGCTTCTATTTTTGTATTCAAAGTAAATCCAGAGCTAATTTGGTCTATCTATCCAGCGGCAACTTGGGCTTATATCGTTACCGATACCATTTATAATATCCTCAGTTTTGGAGTCTCTTTTTACCTCTTTTATTTTTTTGTATTTAAATGGCTGTTTTTATCCCCCCTTACAAAGATAAATTGGCTAAAGAGTCTCGGCTTGTTTTTGGGAGAGTATATATTAGAACTTCTAATTATGGAACAAGTTTATCCACCAGATGTTGCCTATCCAGACATTATGGTTGGGATAGAGGTTACGATGCTGATATGGTTGCTGTTTCGTTTGGGGTTGGCGATAGGGGCAAGGGCTTTGATAGAGTATATCAACGAACGAAATCAACGAAAAAAATTAGAGCAATTTAATTTTCAGAGCGAATTATCCTTGTTTAGAGCGCAGGTAAATCCTCACTTTTTGTTTAATACGCTCAACAATATCGATGCCTTAATCTACACAAATCCTGACCAAGCTTCTGCCACGCTCATCAAATTATCTAAACAAATGCGTTATCTGCTTTATGATTCTAATACAGAGCAGATTGATCTAGGCTCAGAGATAGAATTTATTCAAAACTATATCGATTTGGAACGAATTCGTCTTAAAAATAAAAAATTTGTATTGTTGAAAACCAGCGGAAATCTGGAAGGAATTAGAGTGGCACCAATGCTTTTTATTGCTTTTGTTGAGAATGCTTTTAAACATTGTAAGAATCGAGAAAAAGACAATGGTTTGCAGATTGAATTAAGGGTTGAGGAAGAAACATTGGTTTTTGAGTGTGAGAATGATTATGACGAAATAGTGTCCAACCAAAATGTAAAATATAGCGGTGTAGGATTAGATTTGGTAAAAAAGCGTTTAGATTTGATCTATGGAGCAAATTATCAATTAACTATTAATTCAGCCGATAATCGTTATAAGGTACAATTGACTTTGCCCTTGTCTTATTGATCGGGCGTTTATAGATACATAAATAATCTTGGAGATGAAAATTAACTGTATTATAATAGAAGATGAGCCCTTGGCTAGCAAAAAATTAAGCACTTTTATTGAACGGCTGCCAGCCCTAAACTTATTGCAAAGCTTTGACAATGCTTTATCAGCAATCGATTTTATTTCCTCTAATCGTATTGATTTAATCTTTTTAGACATCCAAATGGAGCAATTGACAGGGATCGAATTTTTGGAAAGCGTACAAACAAATGCCCAAGTTATTATTACAACGGCTTATAGTGAGTTTGCTTTAAAAGGTTATGAATTACGTGTATCGGATTATTTGCTCAAGCCCTATTCTTTTAGTCGATTTGTACAGGCAATTGATAAAATAACCATCCAACATCAGTTGTTGCAACCTGGTCGGGAAGAAAAAGATTTTATTTTTGTCAAAACAGAATATAGGGTAGAAAGGGTCAACCTAAACGATATTCTTTATATAGAAGGAATGAAAGATTATTTGCGTTTGGTGACAACAATGGGAAATATTATGACCTTGCAGCGATTCAAAACCTATGAAGCTTATTTGCCAGCGCATCAGTTTGCACGAGTGCATAAATCGTATATTGTTGCCATAGCCAAAATAGAAAGCATCGAACGCAATCGAATAAAAATCGGCGATCAACGGATTCCAATTAGTGAGACCTATCGAGAACGGTTCAATAAATTATTGGAAGGAAAGCGTTTTTAAGGATGGGGAATTTTCTTATCCATTAAGGTTGAGATGGTGTTTTGCGTTACTCAGCACATTATTTGTATCTTGTATAAACTTTCTCGATGTTTTGCTAAATTTAGCAGACTTTTGGTTGAGAAACGAATTTTATAGGCTAAGAAGTTGTTAAAAAATGATCTTAACACCTGCGATCCAACCATAGCAGCCATCGGATCGGCAGCTATTTTTAGCCCCGTAGCTGCTTCGCAGTTCACAACACACAAAGTCTATCAGACTTTGTGTTAGTTCATAGCTACGAAACAAAAAACGAGCTTTCGAGCTGGCTTAATGTTAGTACATTAATGGACTAAGCCGATAACTACTAGCTTTGATCTCGAACTTTTATCATGAACATCGTGAATAAAATCAACAACATTTTTAAACAACTTCTAACAATAAAATCAACAGGATGCAATATTCATTTTTATTAATTTTGGTAATGGTAGCGATGGGAATGGGGAGTTGTGAAAAATCAACCCTTGCAACATGCCCAACTTCTTGTTCAAATGACAACTTACAGCATATCAAACGTGTTTTATTAGTAGGAATAGATGGTTGTCGTTCTGATGCAGTGCAAAAAGCAGCAACCCCTCATTTAGATCAGTTGATTCAAAATGGTCGTTATAGCTGGGAGGTGGATTGTGACCGTGCTGATGCTTGGGCTGCAGTAGGCTGGTCTTCTTTGTTAACAGGGGTATGGGCTAATAAACATGGAGTGTACGACGATTTTTATGGCAGCAAAAATTATGAGCAATATCCCCATTTTTTGTGCAGAATAAAAAATTATAACTCGTGTTTTAGAACGGCATCGATTGTGCATTATTCGGATTTAAATGACGAAATAGCCGCTCCTTGTAATTCTGATGTTCTACTGGATTATGATGAGGATAAAAAAGTAAGAGAAGCAACCAAAAATTATATTGATGACTGTAATCTAGATGTTCTTTTTGTGAATTTTGACGATGTTGACCATGCAGGTCATCTTAAGGGCTTTCATCCCGATATTCCACATTATATCAATGCCATTGAGCAGGTAGATGCCCATTTAGGAGTTATTCTGGAGGCAATTTATCAGCGGGAAGCCAATAAAAATGAAGATTGGTTAATCATAGTCAGTAGTAATCATGGAGGAGAGAAGGATGGAACCCACCTCAATGCCAGCCATCCAGATGTAGGGCATGTTTTGGGGCTGTTTAGAAAACGTAATATGACGCATCGGGGATTAATGCCTGTGGCTCCTTCTTTGGTTGATATTGTGCCTACAATTCTAGATCATTTGTCCGTTCCAGTTGATACTACTTGGGGATTGGATGGGAGGAGTCTTAATCTGTAGTGTGCAAGTATTCCCAACGTTTTTTGTAAGGCTTAAAATTGGGCTAGCTTTTAGCTATTTTAGATTCCCTTTATAACTTAGTTGGAGTCTGAACAATAAAAAATGCAAAACTAGAAGGGACCTAGTTTTGCATTATTTTTAGGTATAGGGGAGGAGCTACTTTAGATCTTTGAGTGTTGGTGTAGATCTCATACAAAAGTAACCGTCTATTAAATAAGGACGATGGAGAGGGGATTAAAATGAAAAAAAAGATAATTAATTGAATGATTAATTAATAGCAAAACCTATGCCAATATTTAATATAATTTGCCAAAAAATAAAAGACCTAGATAGAAACAGAAAAACTCTTAGACCTTTTAATAAGGAATAAGAGTTATCTATATGTTGATCAATAATAACCTAAGTTATTAAATATTAATCTTCTACTTCTACGTCGTCAATTGTGTTTTCAACATCTTCTTCAACAATAGCTTCTGTTTTGTCGATAATTGTACGTCCACGGTAAGAACCGCAAGCATCACAAATGCGGTGTCTCAATACAGGAGCACCACAGTTGTTACAACTAACTACATGA from Aureispira anguillae encodes:
- the rpmF gene encoding 50S ribosomal protein L32, which translates into the protein MAHPKSRISKQRKRKRRTHYKITAPHVVSCNNCGAPVLRHRICDACGSYRGRTIIDKTEAIVEEDVENTIDDVEVED
- a CDS encoding LytR/AlgR family response regulator transcription factor, encoding MKINCIIIEDEPLASKKLSTFIERLPALNLLQSFDNALSAIDFISSNRIDLIFLDIQMEQLTGIEFLESVQTNAQVIITTAYSEFALKGYELRVSDYLLKPYSFSRFVQAIDKITIQHQLLQPGREEKDFIFVKTEYRVERVNLNDILYIEGMKDYLRLVTTMGNIMTLQRFKTYEAYLPAHQFARVHKSYIVAIAKIESIERNRIKIGDQRIPISETYRERFNKLLEGKRF
- a CDS encoding sensor histidine kinase; this translates as MKTKNVFLIHLILWLVFVLPISSASIFVFKVNPELIWSIYPAATWAYIVTDTIYNILSFGVSFYLFYFFVFKWLFLSPLTKINWLKSLGLFLGEYILELLIMEQVYPPDVAYPDIMVGIEVTMLIWLLFRLGLAIGARALIEYINERNQRKKLEQFNFQSELSLFRAQVNPHFLFNTLNNIDALIYTNPDQASATLIKLSKQMRYLLYDSNTEQIDLGSEIEFIQNYIDLERIRLKNKKFVLLKTSGNLEGIRVAPMLFIAFVENAFKHCKNREKDNGLQIELRVEEETLVFECENDYDEIVSNQNVKYSGVGLDLVKKRLDLIYGANYQLTINSADNRYKVQLTLPLSY
- a CDS encoding alkaline phosphatase family protein translates to MQYSFLLILVMVAMGMGSCEKSTLATCPTSCSNDNLQHIKRVLLVGIDGCRSDAVQKAATPHLDQLIQNGRYSWEVDCDRADAWAAVGWSSLLTGVWANKHGVYDDFYGSKNYEQYPHFLCRIKNYNSCFRTASIVHYSDLNDEIAAPCNSDVLLDYDEDKKVREATKNYIDDCNLDVLFVNFDDVDHAGHLKGFHPDIPHYINAIEQVDAHLGVILEAIYQREANKNEDWLIIVSSNHGGEKDGTHLNASHPDVGHVLGLFRKRNMTHRGLMPVAPSLVDIVPTILDHLSVPVDTTWGLDGRSLNL